The following proteins come from a genomic window of Terribacillus aidingensis:
- a CDS encoding FAD-dependent oxidoreductase has product MTHNKSYWREKTEIPQFETLRYDTESEIVIVGGGITGIVTGYMLAKEGRQVTILEADSLYSGTTGYTTAKLTAQHGLIYDEYIQHFNKDTAKTHYEACMDAIRFVKETTSAHSIDCHLVEQDAYIYTKDKQNINKLEKEYDAYQKLGIQGELTDSIPLGFDVEKALIMKEQYQYHPLEFLNGLLQVFLDNGGKVYTDTPVDTIEEGQEPVVVTKSGLKVNCKKVVVASHFPFYDGKGFYFARLYQDRSYVVAAKPKTSYPGGMYINADTPSRSVRSIETEEHGPLLLIGGESHRTGEGHPEETYYKELADFAAYLDTETPIYMWSAQDIVTLDNLPYIGHISKGNDNIFVATGYRKWGMTSSIVAGLEISSLITAGSSRYKNIYQPSRFQADPDLGSVTKNVMEVAKEFVLGKLEQPYEYVPNLKRGEATKVRFNGLLLGVYKDENGEIHQVDTTCTHMKCEVNWNSAESSWDCPCHGSRFSGTGDVLEGPAKKPLKKLDRGLNS; this is encoded by the coding sequence ATGACACATAATAAAAGCTATTGGCGGGAGAAGACGGAGATTCCGCAGTTTGAGACACTCCGTTACGATACAGAAAGTGAAATCGTCATTGTTGGCGGAGGTATTACCGGTATTGTCACAGGATACATGCTTGCAAAGGAAGGGCGGCAAGTGACCATTCTGGAGGCTGACAGTCTCTATAGCGGAACTACAGGCTATACGACAGCAAAGCTGACTGCTCAGCATGGGTTGATCTACGATGAATATATCCAGCATTTTAATAAGGATACAGCTAAGACACATTATGAAGCGTGCATGGATGCTATCAGATTTGTAAAAGAGACGACTTCCGCGCACAGTATCGACTGCCATCTGGTAGAACAGGACGCTTATATCTATACAAAGGATAAACAAAACATCAATAAGTTGGAAAAGGAATACGACGCATATCAGAAGCTTGGTATACAGGGAGAACTGACTGACTCGATTCCGCTTGGTTTTGATGTAGAGAAGGCATTGATCATGAAAGAACAGTACCAATATCATCCGCTGGAATTCCTTAACGGTTTACTTCAAGTATTTCTTGATAATGGAGGTAAGGTATATACAGATACACCAGTTGACACTATCGAAGAGGGACAGGAACCTGTTGTGGTTACAAAGAGCGGATTGAAGGTAAACTGCAAAAAGGTAGTCGTTGCTTCGCATTTTCCTTTTTACGACGGAAAAGGCTTCTACTTTGCCAGACTGTATCAGGATAGATCTTACGTAGTGGCTGCTAAGCCAAAAACGTCTTATCCTGGCGGCATGTACATCAATGCAGATACTCCTTCCAGATCCGTGCGCAGCATTGAAACCGAAGAGCACGGCCCCTTACTTCTCATAGGCGGGGAATCCCATCGTACAGGTGAAGGTCATCCTGAGGAAACATATTATAAGGAACTCGCGGACTTTGCCGCTTATCTGGATACAGAGACTCCAATCTATATGTGGTCGGCCCAGGATATCGTCACATTGGACAATCTGCCATACATCGGTCATATCAGCAAAGGCAACGATAATATCTTTGTCGCTACTGGATATCGTAAATGGGGTATGACTAGCAGTATCGTTGCAGGTCTTGAAATCAGTTCACTTATTACGGCAGGCAGCAGCCGCTACAAAAATATTTATCAGCCATCGAGGTTTCAGGCTGACCCGGATTTGGGTAGTGTAACTAAGAATGTTATGGAAGTTGCGAAGGAATTTGTGCTAGGTAAATTGGAACAGCCATATGAATATGTCCCGAATTTGAAGCGGGGCGAAGCGACCAAAGTGCGGTTTAATGGCCTGCTGCTTGGTGTCTATAAAGACGAAAACGGAGAAATTCACCAAGTCGATACAACTTGTACCCATATGAAGTGTGAAGTCAATTGGAATAGTGCTGAATCCAGCTGGGATTGCCCTTGTCATGGTTCACGTTTTTCTGGAACAGGTGATGTCCTCGAAGGACCGGCGAAAAAGCCGTTGAAAAAATTGGATCGCGGGCTGAACAGTTAA
- a CDS encoding acylphosphatase: protein MKCVQMVVGGKVQGVGFRLAAAEIARNLELVGFVRNEADGTVRVDAEGDPEKVEQFIQQIRKGPNNFIKVKQVDLKYLEKQQGFRRFEVR from the coding sequence ATGAAATGCGTTCAGATGGTAGTTGGAGGTAAGGTTCAAGGTGTTGGTTTCCGGCTTGCTGCAGCTGAAATCGCCCGAAATCTTGAGTTAGTGGGTTTTGTCCGGAACGAGGCAGATGGTACTGTTAGAGTTGATGCTGAAGGTGATCCAGAAAAAGTAGAACAATTCATCCAGCAGATCCGCAAAGGTCCGAATAACTTTATAAAAGTGAAACAAGTTGATTTGAAATACTTAGAAAAACAGCAAGGCTTCAGACGTTTTGAAGTAAGGTAA